Proteins from a genomic interval of Pseudomonas versuta:
- a CDS encoding glutamate decarboxylase: MALHRIKRNKDTDPVFGSSALAHAAAIKLFPESEQAAREVYQLVHDELYLDGNARQNLATFCQTWEEDEVHKLMDLSIDKNMIDKDEYPQSAELENRCIHMLADLWHSPAAASTLGTSTVGSSEACMLSGLAALWRWRAVRKAAGKPTSTPNMVCGPVQVCWHKFARYWDIEIREVPMSEGHWFMTPEDMLERVDDNTIVVVPTFGQTFTGLYETVLPLSDALDDLEKRTGLSVDIHVDGASGAMLAPFCAPDILWDFRVPRVKSISTSGHKFGLAPLGAGWVVWRDAKELPEGLIFHVNYLGGDMPTFALNFSRPAGQIIAQYYNFLRLGREGYERIHSACYETAQFLARELVKVGPFEMLYNGDPQLGIPALTWRLKPGAKTNYSLYDLADRLRIRGWLVPAYSLPANVENVVVQRILVKQGMSIDMAKLLLADFTRDIQFFDEHQPHGFKGREAEAGNHAGR; encoded by the coding sequence ATGGCACTGCACCGCATCAAACGTAACAAGGATACCGATCCAGTCTTTGGCTCTTCGGCCCTGGCCCACGCTGCCGCGATCAAGCTCTTCCCGGAGTCCGAGCAGGCGGCGCGGGAGGTTTACCAGCTGGTCCATGACGAGTTGTATCTGGACGGCAACGCCCGCCAGAACCTCGCCACCTTCTGCCAGACCTGGGAGGAAGACGAAGTCCACAAGCTGATGGACTTGTCCATCGACAAGAACATGATCGACAAGGATGAGTATCCGCAGTCGGCCGAGCTGGAGAACCGATGCATCCACATGCTGGCCGACCTGTGGCATTCGCCTGCTGCGGCCAGCACCCTGGGCACCTCGACCGTCGGTTCCAGCGAGGCCTGCATGCTCAGTGGCCTGGCTGCGCTGTGGCGCTGGCGTGCAGTACGCAAAGCCGCCGGCAAGCCGACTTCAACCCCAAATATGGTGTGCGGCCCGGTGCAGGTCTGCTGGCATAAATTCGCCCGTTATTGGGACATTGAGATCCGTGAAGTGCCGATGTCGGAAGGTCATTGGTTTATGACTCCCGAAGACATGCTTGAGCGGGTCGATGACAATACCATCGTGGTGGTCCCGACCTTCGGTCAGACCTTTACCGGTCTGTACGAAACGGTATTGCCATTGTCAGATGCTCTGGATGATCTGGAAAAACGCACCGGCCTGAGCGTTGATATTCACGTTGACGGTGCCAGTGGCGCGATGCTGGCGCCGTTCTGTGCCCCCGATATTTTGTGGGACTTCCGTGTACCGCGGGTCAAGTCCATCAGCACCTCCGGCCACAAGTTCGGGCTGGCCCCGCTGGGCGCGGGTTGGGTCGTTTGGCGCGATGCGAAGGAATTACCGGAAGGCCTGATTTTTCACGTCAACTACCTGGGTGGCGACATGCCCACTTTCGCCCTGAACTTCTCCCGGCCGGCCGGGCAGATTATTGCCCAGTACTACAACTTCTTGCGCCTGGGGCGTGAGGGTTATGAGCGTATTCATTCGGCGTGTTACGAGACAGCGCAATTTCTGGCCCGGGAGCTGGTCAAGGTCGGCCCGTTCGAGATGCTCTACAACGGTGACCCGCAGTTGGGGATTCCGGCCCTGACCTGGCGTTTGAAGCCCGGTGCAAAAACCAATTACTCACTCTACGACCTGGCAGATCGCCTGCGCATACGCGGTTGGTTGGTGCCAGCCTATAGCTTGCCTGCCAACGTAGAAAACGTCGTGGTGCAGCGGATTTTGGTGAAGCAGGGGATGTCGATCGACATGGCCAAATTACTGTTGGCCGACTTTACGCGTGATATTCAGTTCTTCGATGAGCATCAGCCCCACGGCTTTAAAGGCCGTGAGGCTGAAGCAGGTAATCACGCCGGGCGCTAA
- a CDS encoding NAD(P)/FAD-dependent oxidoreductase has product MTHRIVIVGGGAGGLELATRLGKTLGKRGKASVMLVDTNLTHIWKPLLHEVAAGSLNSSEDELNYVAQAKWNHFEFQLGRMSGLDREGKKISLSATLDEDGQELVPARELGYDTLVIAVGSTTNDFGTKGAAEHCLFLDTRKQAERFHQQLLNHYLRAHAGQTDVVEQISVAIVGAGATGVELAAELHNAAHELAAYGLDRIKPENMHITLIEAGPRVLPALPERIGGPVHKTLEKLGVTVLTNSAVSEVTADSLITKDGQVIPASLKVWAAGIRAPGFLHEIAGLETNRINQLVVRPTLQTSRDDNIFAFGDCAACPQPGTDKMVPPRAQAAHQQASLLAKSLKLRIEGKSQLPDYHYRDYGSLISLSSFSAVGNLMGSLMGTVMLEGWLARMFYISLYRMHQMALYGTFRTLMLMLGSRIGRGTEPRLKLH; this is encoded by the coding sequence ATGACCCATCGTATTGTTATCGTCGGCGGCGGCGCCGGCGGACTGGAGTTGGCGACCCGCCTGGGCAAGACTCTGGGCAAACGTGGTAAAGCCAGCGTGATGCTGGTCGATACCAACCTGACCCATATCTGGAAACCACTGCTGCATGAGGTCGCGGCCGGATCGCTGAACTCTTCGGAAGACGAACTCAATTACGTCGCCCAGGCCAAATGGAACCACTTCGAGTTTCAGCTCGGCCGCATGAGCGGGCTAGATCGTGAAGGGAAAAAGATCTCATTGTCGGCAACCCTCGATGAAGATGGCCAGGAACTGGTACCTGCACGAGAGCTGGGCTACGACACGCTGGTGATTGCAGTGGGCAGCACCACCAACGATTTCGGGACCAAGGGCGCGGCTGAGCATTGCCTGTTTCTGGACACCCGCAAGCAAGCCGAGCGCTTTCATCAGCAATTGCTTAACCACTATCTGCGTGCACATGCCGGACAAACCGACGTGGTCGAGCAGATCAGCGTGGCCATCGTCGGCGCAGGTGCGACCGGGGTTGAGCTGGCGGCCGAACTGCATAACGCTGCACACGAATTGGCGGCTTACGGCCTGGACCGCATCAAGCCCGAAAACATGCACATCACCCTGATCGAAGCCGGACCACGGGTTTTACCCGCATTGCCGGAACGCATTGGCGGACCTGTGCATAAAACCCTGGAGAAGCTCGGGGTTACCGTTCTGACCAACTCAGCGGTGAGCGAAGTGACTGCTGACAGCTTGATTACCAAGGATGGTCAGGTGATTCCTGCAAGCCTGAAGGTTTGGGCCGCAGGTATTCGCGCACCAGGTTTTCTGCATGAGATTGCCGGGCTTGAAACCAATCGCATCAACCAGCTGGTGGTTCGCCCCACGCTACAAACCAGCCGCGATGACAACATTTTTGCCTTTGGCGATTGCGCTGCCTGCCCGCAACCCGGTACCGACAAGATGGTTCCGCCACGTGCCCAGGCGGCTCATCAACAAGCTTCGCTGCTGGCCAAGTCGTTAAAATTGCGGATTGAAGGCAAGTCACAGCTGCCTGATTATCACTACCGCGATTACGGCTCGCTCATTTCACTGTCGAGTTTTTCGGCTGTGGGTAACTTGATGGGTAGCCTGATGGGAACCGTGATGCTGGAAGGCTGGCTGGCCCGGATGTTTTACATCTCGCTGTACCGCATGCACCAAATGGCGCTGTACGGGACGTTCCGCACCTTGATGCTGATGCTCGGCAGCAGGATCGGACGTGGTACCGAGCCACGCCTGAAACTGCACTGA
- a CDS encoding DUF3094 family protein: protein MSSRLNPDDQKHVEEYLLLPQNQVERRPFRPLLLLGVVVIVVIGMGLLSRLLSYLVL, encoded by the coding sequence ATGTCCAGCCGCCTGAACCCGGATGATCAAAAGCATGTCGAAGAGTATCTGCTGCTGCCACAAAACCAGGTTGAGCGCCGGCCTTTCCGGCCCTTGCTGCTCCTTGGGGTGGTAGTGATCGTGGTGATTGGCATGGGCCTGTTGAGCCGCCTCCTGAGTTATCTGGTGCTTTGA
- a CDS encoding MOSC domain-containing protein translates to MSPLQELLADVPQTGRVRWIGVRPESRADMLELDAVEARREAGLTGDHARPGPRNARQVTLIQWEHLAVINSLMGRPQDQPVVARDLRRNLMVSGINLFSLKGRRFRIGQAIFETTGWCQPCARLEQRLGPGTFQAVRGHGGITARVIESGIIRLDDELRVEPLLPSGYAPFNPG, encoded by the coding sequence GTGAGCCCGCTGCAGGAACTGCTTGCCGACGTACCGCAAACCGGCCGCGTGCGGTGGATCGGCGTACGCCCCGAGTCCCGCGCAGACATGCTGGAACTCGACGCCGTGGAAGCCCGCCGCGAAGCCGGGCTGACTGGCGATCATGCACGCCCCGGGCCCCGCAATGCCCGGCAAGTGACGCTGATTCAGTGGGAACATCTGGCCGTCATCAACTCGTTGATGGGGCGCCCGCAAGACCAACCGGTAGTGGCCCGGGATCTGCGGCGCAACCTGATGGTCAGCGGGATCAATCTGTTCAGCCTCAAAGGCCGGCGCTTCAGGATTGGCCAGGCCATTTTCGAGACCACCGGCTGGTGCCAGCCCTGTGCCAGGCTGGAACAACGTCTGGGCCCTGGCACTTTTCAGGCAGTGCGTGGCCACGGCGGGATCACCGCCCGGGTAATCGAAAGCGGGATCATTCGTCTAGACGACGAACTGCGGGTCGAGCCATTGCTGCCCAGCGGCTATGCTCCTTTTAATCCCGGTTGA